One Polyangiaceae bacterium DNA window includes the following coding sequences:
- the tssI gene encoding type VI secretion system tip protein VgrG, which translates to MAASNLSVELASGDSFDVREFTVNERMSQLFEVRLVALTDNPNVDFESIVGQKARFVLHHGHGLAGSQRIWTGICNELEQLAVEETGLSSYHVAIVPTFWLATQRRNHRMFQQLSEPDIVVKLLSEWGIEPVLKIDKGAYKKRKYRVQYAESDYAFICRMLEDAGISFYFETQDGESKLVLADAPQSNAARAAIAFRDNPTTADKEHVTDVRIARKVRPGKLTIRDVDYRKPPSYNLAATAAGAASAIEDKLERFHYEPGAFLFGAEKGDDTPAADDKGKARTDETEGQKLAQRRLEAKRASGTTVSFSTSAHDVAPGMVTSFLDHPRADLASDKKLLVVESNLAGTSTGEWTHQCEAKSAKQPYRPPTRAHKPKVNGVESATVVGPAGEEIHCDEFGRVRVHFHWDRESKMDDNSSCWIPVSQPWGGAGYGGVNLPRIGQEVLVDFLGGDPDRPVVVGRVFTNLQKVPYKLPDNKTQSGIRSNSTGATGGYNELMFEDAQGKELVRMQAERDYNKLVKHDEVATIMNDRTKTVHQNETVTIGQNRQKTVKANESVSIGQSRTKSIGANETITIGKNLLKTVQASEREVTAINRSVVVGVSRSTQVGAIDSTTVGATYSVMVSPPGEGGPAAGTAQTIVHDKITFSTPGGASIEMSGDTITLTAATITVSGSSQTNVLCSGGDVIIRGGPMVKINT; encoded by the coding sequence ATGGCAGCCAGCAATCTCTCGGTCGAACTTGCATCGGGTGACTCTTTCGACGTGCGTGAATTCACGGTCAACGAACGAATGTCGCAACTTTTCGAAGTGCGACTCGTCGCTTTGACGGACAACCCCAACGTCGACTTCGAATCGATTGTCGGGCAAAAAGCTCGCTTCGTACTGCACCACGGCCATGGTCTCGCCGGTTCGCAACGCATCTGGACCGGCATCTGCAACGAGCTCGAACAACTTGCCGTCGAAGAGACGGGTTTGTCCAGTTACCACGTCGCCATCGTGCCGACGTTTTGGCTCGCCACGCAACGCCGCAATCACCGCATGTTCCAGCAACTTTCCGAGCCGGACATCGTGGTAAAACTGCTCTCCGAGTGGGGCATCGAACCGGTCCTCAAGATCGACAAAGGTGCCTACAAGAAGCGCAAGTACCGCGTGCAATACGCCGAAAGCGACTACGCGTTCATCTGCCGCATGCTCGAAGATGCGGGCATCTCGTTCTACTTCGAAACGCAAGATGGCGAATCCAAGCTCGTCTTGGCTGACGCGCCGCAATCGAATGCAGCGCGCGCCGCGATCGCCTTCCGCGACAACCCCACTACGGCCGATAAAGAACACGTCACCGACGTGCGTATTGCGCGGAAAGTTCGTCCCGGAAAACTCACGATTCGCGACGTCGACTATCGTAAGCCGCCTTCGTACAACCTCGCCGCCACGGCTGCGGGGGCAGCGAGCGCCATCGAGGACAAACTCGAGCGATTTCATTACGAGCCTGGAGCATTCTTGTTCGGCGCTGAAAAAGGCGACGATACGCCGGCGGCCGATGACAAAGGCAAAGCCCGCACCGACGAGACCGAAGGCCAGAAACTCGCGCAGCGTCGCTTGGAGGCCAAACGCGCAAGTGGAACGACCGTCTCGTTTTCCACGAGCGCGCACGATGTCGCGCCGGGCATGGTGACGAGCTTCCTCGATCACCCGCGTGCGGACCTCGCGAGCGACAAGAAGTTGCTCGTCGTCGAATCGAACCTCGCCGGCACGTCCACGGGCGAATGGACACATCAATGCGAAGCGAAGAGCGCCAAGCAGCCTTATCGCCCGCCGACGCGTGCACACAAGCCCAAGGTAAACGGCGTCGAGAGCGCCACGGTCGTCGGGCCCGCCGGTGAAGAAATCCATTGCGACGAGTTCGGTCGCGTTCGCGTCCACTTCCATTGGGATCGCGAAAGCAAAATGGACGACAACAGCTCGTGCTGGATCCCCGTGAGCCAACCGTGGGGCGGCGCTGGTTACGGCGGCGTCAACTTGCCTCGCATTGGACAAGAAGTTCTCGTGGACTTCCTCGGTGGAGATCCCGATCGCCCCGTCGTCGTTGGTCGCGTGTTCACGAACCTGCAAAAAGTTCCCTACAAACTGCCGGACAACAAGACGCAGAGCGGTATCCGGAGCAATTCGACCGGCGCGACGGGTGGCTACAACGAGCTGATGTTCGAGGATGCGCAAGGCAAAGAGCTCGTCCGCATGCAGGCCGAACGCGATTACAACAAGCTCGTCAAGCATGACGAAGTCGCTACGATCATGAACGATCGGACCAAGACGGTGCATCAAAACGAGACCGTCACGATCGGGCAAAATCGTCAAAAGACGGTCAAAGCGAACGAGTCCGTCAGCATCGGGCAAAGCCGAACGAAGTCCATCGGTGCCAACGAGACGATCACGATCGGGAAAAACCTACTGAAGACCGTGCAGGCCAGCGAGCGTGAAGTGACGGCGATCAATCGAAGCGTGGTCGTCGGCGTGAGCCGTTCGACGCAAGTCGGTGCGATCGACTCGACGACCGTTGGCGCCACCTATTCGGTCATGGTGTCTCCGCCTGGAGAGGGCGGTCCTGCTGCAGGCACCGCGCAGACGATCGTGCACGACAAGATCACGTTCTCCACGCCAGGAGGCGCGTCGATCGAGATGTCGGGCGATACGATCACGCTGACGGCCGCGACGATTACGGTGTCAGGTTCGAGCCAGACGAACGTGCTGTGCTCGGGCGGCGACGTGATCATTCGCGGCGGGCCGATGGTCAAGATCAACACCTGA
- a CDS encoding DUF3380 domain-containing protein, which yields MSYVVKSGDTLGAIASRYDTTVQAILAANPQIKNPNAIFVGQQIKIPKNSSSGQSPTPSKPPEDTGGTPAPSQSQGGPPATGPWTLPQSGAARKLAVSDFVAAARNLDCETAAVRAVAEVESGGRTGFDDAKRPKILFEIHLFRSNTKSRYDNSHPHLSAPYSSPRRRASYKKDQWAVMREAFALDADAAVKSASWGMFQVLGSNYKMCGWSNVRQFVYDMFESEAQHLRAFLGYCRGAKITPHLKTRNWAAFARGYNGPDYASNAYHTKMARAYERYKRQG from the coding sequence ATGAGCTACGTCGTCAAATCGGGGGATACGCTCGGTGCGATTGCCAGTCGATACGACACGACGGTGCAAGCCATCCTCGCAGCGAATCCGCAGATCAAAAATCCCAACGCGATCTTCGTTGGGCAACAAATCAAGATTCCGAAGAACTCATCTTCGGGGCAATCGCCAACGCCCAGCAAGCCTCCGGAAGACACGGGCGGCACACCTGCGCCGAGCCAATCGCAAGGAGGACCTCCGGCGACGGGGCCTTGGACGCTTCCGCAAAGTGGTGCTGCGCGAAAGTTGGCGGTCAGCGATTTCGTTGCAGCAGCAAGGAATTTGGACTGTGAAACCGCTGCAGTCCGTGCGGTTGCCGAAGTCGAATCCGGCGGACGAACAGGCTTCGACGACGCAAAGCGGCCGAAGATTTTATTCGAGATCCATCTATTTCGGTCGAACACCAAGAGCCGTTACGACAACAGTCATCCGCATTTGTCGGCGCCGTACTCGAGCCCGCGCAGGCGTGCGAGCTACAAGAAAGATCAATGGGCCGTCATGCGCGAAGCCTTCGCGCTCGATGCGGACGCTGCCGTGAAGAGCGCATCCTGGGGCATGTTCCAGGTGCTCGGAAGCAACTACAAGATGTGCGGATGGTCGAACGTGCGGCAGTTCGTCTACGACATGTTCGAGTCGGAAGCGCAGCATCTGCGAGCGTTTCTAGGCTATTGCCGCGGCGCGAAGATCACCCCGCATCTGAAGACGAGAAATTGGGCAGCGTTTGCGCGGGGCTACAACGGTCCTGACTACGCATCCAACGCGTACCACACGAAGATGGCTCGCGCGTACGAACGCTACAAGAGGCAAGGCTGA
- a CDS encoding DUF2169 domain-containing protein: MEIVSHCPLPAAVRPYQTVRGARFILVVCKATYLLAPTTSALSGSQEPILDEDKRWDDKPDRSVFAPSDIVPFKRDVDVILVGHAFAPGGAPARSIMTRLCVGEIDKSIEVFGDRLFTPHGELRDGPRITRARLRYERAAGGPGTANPVGMRYDKKDLFGAVALPSLQPPGLHVTRPEDLVEPVGYGPIAPEWPSRASRLGRWANAFVPARWYESPLPDDIDPSFFNVAPPDQRLREVRPDERIVLEGLTSDQARFVTQLPALVPKVIVERITGRRDPMQLRADTLWIDTSRRMCTVTWRASIPIMHPSDTGRIIVTLGAPEPSRVYAKHDPALLATPMSVDDPVTSETLTFNPLGMKRPVTPFDPQIPAVSNPLEGLLIDDALVEDDAITFVQTEDVKSNTLPFVAPQSSPANRSTNVPPQPSFDRALPFAAPASSPPPVAPALPFVAATAPTPPPPPPPARASSPQISRDLPFFSSLGSSGQTESAVFPTPSPSAVFPAPSAPTPPPVFPAPSAPTPPPVFPVPHLHAPTPGFPVLGTVAAPSGPSASPPAPAAAPATVPDAPPLIGPLATAEMYARSAPAATNDAGAAPAEEKPTPAAVADALPIEDFPIERCAKITASIARRRDERARILEAEKIEVGLFAQVQVHWYEAISAETDRGKTKLLEKFDAAYVERLEEERGPITPEQFARIVVAAERGRPDPTLRELGLPPSALMRIERVFLGRTTRDTELGKQVLRAIETERDA; this comes from the coding sequence ATGGAAATCGTTTCCCACTGCCCGCTCCCCGCTGCCGTTCGGCCTTACCAGACCGTGCGAGGGGCTCGCTTCATCCTCGTCGTCTGCAAAGCCACGTACCTGCTCGCACCAACGACTTCGGCGCTGAGTGGTTCGCAAGAACCCATCCTCGACGAAGACAAACGCTGGGACGACAAACCCGATCGAAGTGTCTTCGCCCCCTCGGACATCGTTCCGTTCAAGCGGGACGTCGACGTCATCCTGGTGGGCCACGCTTTCGCTCCCGGGGGCGCGCCTGCGCGGTCCATCATGACGCGTCTGTGCGTCGGCGAGATCGACAAGAGCATCGAAGTTTTCGGTGACAGACTCTTCACGCCGCATGGCGAGCTTCGAGACGGCCCGCGCATCACCCGCGCACGCTTGCGTTACGAGCGCGCGGCTGGCGGCCCCGGCACGGCGAATCCCGTCGGCATGCGGTACGACAAGAAGGACCTCTTTGGCGCGGTCGCGTTGCCGAGTCTTCAGCCACCGGGCCTCCACGTCACGCGTCCGGAAGACCTCGTCGAGCCTGTTGGATACGGACCCATTGCACCTGAATGGCCGTCACGAGCAAGCCGACTCGGACGCTGGGCAAACGCATTCGTGCCAGCACGTTGGTACGAATCGCCTCTACCAGACGACATCGACCCGTCCTTTTTCAATGTAGCCCCGCCAGATCAGCGATTGCGTGAAGTTCGTCCCGACGAACGCATCGTGCTCGAAGGGCTCACGAGCGATCAAGCGCGGTTCGTCACGCAGTTACCAGCGCTCGTACCGAAGGTCATCGTGGAACGGATCACGGGTCGGCGAGATCCGATGCAGCTCCGTGCCGACACATTGTGGATCGACACGTCGCGGCGCATGTGCACGGTGACGTGGCGGGCAAGCATCCCGATCATGCATCCGTCCGACACGGGGCGCATCATCGTCACGCTCGGCGCACCAGAGCCGAGTCGGGTGTATGCGAAGCACGATCCCGCGCTGCTCGCGACGCCCATGTCCGTGGACGATCCGGTTACGAGCGAGACGCTCACGTTCAACCCGCTCGGGATGAAACGTCCGGTAACGCCGTTCGATCCGCAAATTCCGGCGGTCTCGAATCCGCTTGAAGGCCTTCTCATCGACGATGCGCTCGTCGAGGACGACGCGATCACGTTTGTCCAAACGGAAGACGTCAAGAGCAACACGTTGCCTTTCGTTGCACCTCAAAGTTCACCGGCAAACCGCAGCACGAACGTCCCGCCGCAGCCGTCGTTCGATCGAGCACTACCTTTTGCAGCTCCCGCATCATCACCACCACCGGTTGCGCCGGCGCTTCCGTTCGTTGCTGCAACCGCACCGACTCCCCCGCCGCCACCTCCGCCCGCGCGAGCGTCATCCCCACAAATCTCACGCGATTTGCCGTTTTTCTCTTCGCTCGGTTCCAGCGGACAAACCGAGTCGGCGGTTTTTCCTACGCCGAGTCCATCGGCCGTTTTTCCTGCACCGAGCGCGCCCACTCCGCCCCCGGTTTTTCCTGCGCCAAGCGCGCCCACTCCGCCCCCGGTTTTTCCTGTCCCGCATTTGCACGCGCCTACCCCGGGCTTTCCAGTCCTTGGCACCGTTGCTGCCCCAAGCGGGCCGAGTGCTTCGCCGCCTGCACCAGCCGCCGCGCCCGCAACGGTTCCCGATGCCCCGCCGCTCATCGGACCACTGGCAACGGCCGAGATGTACGCACGCTCGGCTCCTGCTGCGACAAACGATGCGGGTGCTGCCCCCGCGGAGGAAAAACCCACGCCTGCAGCGGTCGCGGATGCTCTTCCCATCGAAGATTTCCCGATCGAACGATGCGCAAAAATCACGGCGTCCATCGCACGTCGCAGAGACGAACGCGCTCGTATTCTCGAGGCCGAGAAAATCGAAGTCGGGCTTTTCGCTCAGGTTCAGGTCCATTGGTACGAGGCGATTTCGGCAGAAACCGATCGAGGAAAAACCAAGCTGCTCGAAAAGTTCGATGCGGCCTACGTCGAGCGCCTCGAAGAAGAACGCGGCCCAATCACCCCTGAGCAATTCGCTCGAATCGTCGTGGCCGCCGAAAGAGGTCGCCCGGACCCGACGTTGCGCGAGCTCGGACTACCTCCAAGCGCGCTCATGCGTATCGAACGCGTGTTCCTCGGGCGAACGACGCGCGACACGGAGCTTGGCAAGCAAGTGCTTCGGGCAATCGAAACGGAACGAGACGCTTGA
- a CDS encoding protein kinase, translated as MRRFDVLVLTALQDELDAILGLGGDIAGTWHATRDAEGYVYHTRQVPADRGGMLTIAAAWIGEMGASAAATRAATLVKELDPGCLAMCGICSGKRGEVTLGDIIVASLVYDYDRGKLVARDEGHAAPDHYHDITTYNLERRWAMDAAYFARDVERIRDLVGPRPLAMRVQMRWLLHAIAAFEQDRAASPKDNPERKKHCPDWPRVVAKARSEELVTLERGGLRLTDRGREFVLEDELLHPDGLPEDPPLRVHVGPIATGSVVREDPLIFERLARHVRKTIGVEMEAAAISQVASHLGRPSIIVKAVSDHADHDKDDSFRAFACRASATWLLTFLQRHLEPLDTNFEVKAVGLDARDERPSQTPHFVDAQTQAVAADLEAAIARRNRLRHVNADTKQVDREILALRRQLREGGVLRAGDSLGDGRYLLLEQVGRGGFAHVWRALDRQTSTHVAIKVLRSDLAHERQRRERFFRGARIMAELHHSAVVKVLEQKGEDGGFHYFVMEFVPGSDLRQAVLRGDVLRNAGLFMVLAVGEALAKAHDRGVIHRDVKPANILIHADGSPRLTDFDLVAAADTTGGTRSGALGTFVYAAPECMHQPQNADPRVDVYGLSMTTVFVLYGRELPLDVVRDAKAFIEKLDCHPELKDELVRATSWEPALRHDNAREFCARVNLTLQRPLRDLPVRAEDKLEEDFFSRI; from the coding sequence GTGCGCCGCTTCGACGTCCTCGTGCTCACCGCTCTCCAGGACGAACTGGATGCCATTCTCGGCCTCGGTGGTGACATTGCGGGCACTTGGCACGCAACGCGCGATGCGGAAGGGTACGTTTACCATACGCGACAAGTGCCGGCGGATCGCGGCGGAATGCTGACGATTGCCGCGGCATGGATTGGCGAAATGGGTGCATCGGCGGCGGCAACACGAGCCGCTACGCTCGTCAAAGAGCTCGATCCGGGCTGCCTCGCCATGTGCGGCATCTGCTCGGGAAAACGAGGCGAAGTCACGCTCGGCGACATCATCGTCGCAAGCCTCGTCTACGACTACGATCGCGGAAAGCTCGTCGCACGCGACGAAGGCCACGCGGCGCCAGACCATTACCACGACATCACCACGTACAACCTCGAACGACGCTGGGCGATGGATGCCGCGTACTTCGCGCGCGACGTCGAACGCATTCGAGACCTCGTAGGACCAAGACCGCTCGCCATGCGCGTGCAAATGCGATGGCTCCTGCACGCAATCGCGGCGTTCGAACAGGATCGTGCCGCGTCGCCGAAGGACAACCCGGAACGCAAAAAACACTGCCCCGATTGGCCACGCGTCGTGGCCAAGGCCCGCTCCGAAGAGTTGGTCACTCTGGAACGAGGAGGACTACGACTCACCGATCGCGGTCGCGAATTCGTGCTCGAAGACGAACTGCTGCATCCGGATGGTTTGCCCGAGGATCCACCTTTGCGCGTGCACGTGGGTCCCATCGCAACGGGCAGCGTCGTGCGAGAAGATCCGCTCATCTTCGAACGGCTCGCGCGGCACGTGCGCAAGACGATCGGCGTCGAAATGGAGGCTGCCGCCATCAGCCAAGTTGCGTCTCACCTCGGACGTCCGTCGATCATCGTCAAAGCCGTGAGCGATCACGCCGATCACGACAAGGACGACAGTTTTCGTGCGTTCGCTTGTCGAGCATCGGCCACGTGGCTCCTTACGTTTTTGCAGCGACACCTCGAACCACTCGACACAAATTTTGAGGTCAAAGCGGTTGGTCTCGACGCACGTGATGAACGACCAAGCCAGACGCCGCATTTCGTCGATGCACAAACGCAAGCCGTAGCGGCCGACTTGGAAGCAGCCATCGCCCGGAGAAACAGGCTCCGGCACGTGAATGCCGACACGAAACAGGTGGATCGCGAAATTCTGGCGCTACGAAGGCAACTTCGCGAAGGCGGCGTGCTCAGGGCCGGAGATTCACTGGGCGACGGAAGATACTTGCTGCTCGAACAAGTTGGTCGGGGCGGGTTTGCCCACGTTTGGCGAGCGCTCGATAGACAAACCTCGACGCATGTTGCCATCAAGGTCCTGCGGAGCGATCTGGCGCATGAACGGCAGCGCCGAGAAAGGTTTTTCCGAGGCGCACGGATCATGGCCGAGCTTCATCATTCGGCCGTCGTGAAGGTGCTGGAACAGAAGGGCGAAGACGGCGGATTTCACTACTTCGTGATGGAGTTCGTCCCTGGAAGCGATTTGCGGCAAGCCGTCCTGCGTGGTGACGTTCTACGCAACGCGGGCCTGTTCATGGTGCTCGCGGTCGGAGAAGCTCTTGCCAAGGCGCACGACCGAGGCGTGATTCATCGCGACGTAAAACCGGCAAACATCCTGATTCATGCCGACGGGTCACCCAGGCTCACGGATTTCGACCTCGTGGCAGCCGCGGATACGACCGGCGGGACGCGAAGTGGAGCATTGGGGACGTTCGTGTACGCGGCGCCAGAATGCATGCATCAGCCGCAAAATGCCGATCCGCGTGTCGACGTATACGGGCTTTCCATGACGACCGTTTTCGTACTTTACGGACGTGAGTTGCCGCTCGACGTGGTGCGCGACGCAAAAGCGTTCATCGAAAAGCTCGATTGCCATCCCGAGCTCAAGGACGAGCTGGTGCGGGCGACGTCTTGGGAACCGGCTCTGCGGCACGACAATGCTCGTGAATTTTGCGCGAGGGTCAATCTGACGCTTCAGCGACCATTGCGAGACTTGCCGGTCCGCGCTGAAGACAAACTGGAAGAGGACTTTTTTAGCCGCATATGA
- a CDS encoding protein kinase — protein MAEQSTTRPNAPTSATSTPARAKDGAPGPSFGSTVSIASTNDSVDELGATVAGGLTSPAATNADMRADAASARTSDAPSITRVIPVGTPTHADEAVIVGGATDPAPTSNGDPTGFKKAHAQTLAGLAPPPELAAAMEAATPQPSASASRAPSTAPPSVAAASASKLPLPPPRPGAAPSKPGFTPPPSNAAYRPVGPAPTFGAPPRPRASSPPRMGMQPPPLPPAVGVPALRPPSAAGSPGFVPQAPNSAARSSSAMPAVTPPPSAADPRRTSNAMPAIAPPPVPGDIRRTSNAMPAIAPPPVPGDIRRTSNAMPAIAPPPVPGDIRRTSNAMPAVAPPSAPSDPRQSSNAMPAVAPPPAPSDPRQSSNAMPAPTAAALRPEDIRVGSGTIPMINVAQSSSPAPAANPERAEQPVEHSSPPKMIYAPGTIIAGKYRLERVLGQGGMGAVWVVRNMSLDADFALKLIRRDRATEEAAARLLTEAKAAAKLGHPGIVRVFDFGQTEVGDPYLVMELLTGDSLGALITRKKRLEPAVAVQMLLPVAAALSAAHAKGIVHRDLKPDNIMLATQESSRKLVPKVLDFGIARVLRDDVERHQTIAGEVLGSPDYMSPEQARGQLDIDHRTDIWTFSVLLYESITGKRPFEGHNYNALIASIVSNPPMPIHAYGVADTDLSGIIDRGLSKSPTARWQTMKDMGIALARWAVTHGVQNDISGVSIQTEWLASAPQQLMTLQPAQLPRLAVPGAEPQAAHSTAPVVARDTVERSGLRGDGRKKWIIGALVLAAFVGAFVIVSSFGSMFLDSAAPAPEVDAGPPPETSASAGQTEPSASAPAPTASEVPSSQPSARASASAKPPVVPVHTTPIRRKAPPVPTNIKF, from the coding sequence ATGGCCGAACAATCGACGACCAGACCCAACGCGCCCACCAGCGCGACTTCGACGCCTGCGCGCGCGAAGGATGGAGCACCTGGTCCGAGCTTCGGTTCGACGGTGTCGATAGCGTCGACCAATGATTCGGTCGACGAGCTCGGTGCGACGGTCGCTGGAGGCCTCACCTCTCCCGCTGCAACCAATGCGGACATGCGAGCTGATGCCGCATCTGCACGTACGAGCGACGCTCCGTCGATCACACGCGTCATCCCGGTGGGAACGCCGACGCATGCCGACGAAGCAGTCATCGTTGGAGGTGCAACGGATCCCGCGCCTACCTCCAACGGCGATCCGACCGGCTTCAAGAAAGCGCACGCGCAAACGCTTGCCGGACTTGCTCCACCACCCGAGCTAGCCGCTGCCATGGAAGCCGCAACGCCACAGCCAAGCGCAAGCGCTTCCAGGGCTCCCTCGACAGCACCACCATCGGTCGCAGCAGCCTCAGCATCGAAGCTACCGCTTCCGCCGCCGCGGCCAGGCGCAGCTCCATCGAAACCAGGCTTCACACCGCCCCCATCAAACGCTGCGTATCGCCCAGTCGGGCCGGCACCGACCTTCGGCGCGCCGCCTCGACCGCGCGCATCATCGCCACCACGCATGGGCATGCAGCCGCCGCCGTTGCCTCCCGCCGTAGGTGTGCCGGCGCTGCGGCCGCCCTCGGCTGCGGGATCGCCAGGGTTTGTCCCTCAAGCACCCAACAGTGCAGCGCGTTCGTCGTCGGCAATGCCTGCCGTCACGCCCCCGCCTTCAGCGGCCGATCCGCGGCGAACGTCGAATGCAATGCCCGCCATCGCGCCGCCTCCTGTTCCGGGAGACATTCGGCGAACGTCGAATGCAATGCCCGCCATCGCGCCGCCTCCTGTTCCGGGAGACATTCGGCGAACCTCAAACGCGATGCCCGCCATCGCGCCGCCTCCGGTTCCGGGAGACATACGACGAACATCCAATGCGATGCCTGCCGTCGCTCCGCCTTCGGCTCCGAGCGATCCAAGACAATCGTCGAATGCGATGCCCGCGGTCGCTCCGCCTCCCGCTCCAAGCGATCCAAGGCAGTCGTCGAATGCGATGCCCGCGCCCACGGCCGCAGCGCTCAGGCCAGAAGACATCCGAGTCGGTTCGGGAACGATTCCGATGATCAACGTGGCGCAGAGTTCGTCGCCAGCTCCCGCGGCAAACCCGGAACGTGCCGAACAACCTGTCGAACATTCATCGCCGCCGAAGATGATCTATGCCCCGGGCACGATCATCGCCGGCAAGTACCGGCTCGAACGAGTGCTCGGTCAAGGCGGCATGGGCGCCGTGTGGGTCGTGCGCAACATGAGCCTCGATGCAGACTTTGCGCTGAAGCTCATTCGACGAGATCGCGCGACGGAGGAGGCAGCGGCGCGACTTCTCACCGAAGCAAAAGCCGCAGCGAAACTCGGCCATCCGGGCATCGTGCGCGTTTTCGATTTCGGACAAACCGAGGTCGGTGATCCGTATCTGGTCATGGAGCTGCTCACGGGCGACTCGCTCGGTGCACTCATCACCCGCAAGAAACGTCTCGAGCCAGCCGTGGCCGTGCAGATGCTCTTGCCGGTCGCAGCGGCTCTTTCAGCAGCGCATGCCAAAGGGATCGTTCACCGGGATCTCAAGCCGGACAACATCATGCTCGCGACGCAAGAATCGTCGCGAAAGCTCGTCCCAAAGGTGCTCGACTTCGGCATTGCGCGCGTCCTCCGCGACGACGTCGAACGCCACCAAACCATCGCCGGCGAAGTGCTCGGAAGCCCCGACTACATGTCGCCCGAGCAAGCGCGAGGCCAGCTCGACATCGATCATCGAACCGACATCTGGACGTTCTCCGTTCTTCTCTACGAAAGCATCACGGGCAAACGCCCCTTCGAAGGCCACAACTACAACGCGCTCATCGCATCGATCGTGTCGAACCCGCCGATGCCCATCCACGCGTATGGCGTTGCCGACACCGATCTTTCGGGGATCATCGATCGAGGTTTGTCCAAGAGCCCCACGGCGCGCTGGCAGACGATGAAGGACATGGGAATCGCCCTTGCGCGATGGGCAGTCACTCATGGAGTGCAGAACGACATATCGGGTGTGTCAATCCAAACCGAGTGGCTTGCATCGGCTCCCCAGCAACTGATGACACTCCAGCCCGCGCAGCTCCCTCGATTGGCCGTTCCCGGGGCCGAGCCTCAAGCGGCGCACTCGACTGCGCCGGTCGTTGCACGCGACACTGTCGAACGGTCGGGTTTGCGCGGCGATGGTCGAAAGAAATGGATCATCGGCGCCTTGGTGCTCGCAGCGTTCGTCGGAGCGTTCGTCATCGTCAGCAGCTTTGGCTCGATGTTCTTGGACTCTGCTGCACCGGCACCCGAGGTTGATGCTGGCCCGCCACCAGAAACATCGGCAAGCGCCGGACAAACCGAGCCTAGTGCGAGTGCCCCTGCACCGACCGCGAGCGAGGTGCCGTCGTCACAACCGAGTGCTCGCGCCAGCGCGTCGGCGAAACCTCCTGTCGTGCCTGTGCATACGACTCCGATCAGGCGCAAAGCTCCGCCGGTGCCGACGAACATCAAGTTTTGA